The region AAAAAATGGTTTGCTCCCTCTCCTCATTTGATGATACGTtttggcgcaaaatggctgccatgcatcacccaggtggatgGTACACATCAGTGGTGGCTGAggtcagtttctctctcagcattGTAAAAAGTGCATAGATTTTAATGAAAAGCACAATATAAATAGgaagttgttattattattattattattattattattattattgttattattgttatgtttTACTATGACTGCAACCAAATTACCCACCCAGGGAAAATTGGGAtctattgaattgaattgaattttaatagCCATATTCTGACATTGCTGGTTGTGGGACTGCCCTAGTATTATGGACATAGATAGGATGGTTGCACTGTATGCAGGAAGGGGTTTATCTATCCAGAACAGGGCAAGGAGCAGATCTGTCCCTACAGTGGTATGATAGGCAGCTTGTTCTCCTTGGAGACCTCATTAGCACCTCTGTGAACATCCTATTCCCAGTCCTCTCGCCCAGACGCAGAGCACCCCAGCGACACCGTTCCCACGGAAACGACTTTGGCCACCCTCACAGGTGCCTGTTGGGGTCTCAGCTGTGTCAGCCCTCAGCACCTCCCGTAACGTGTCTTCAGACAAGCGTGGCGAATCAGGGAATTCTGAACTGGGGTGGAATAGAGTTTACCGCTGGTGTGCCATTGTGCAGCGTGTTTGAAAGCATTatcctgcattttgttttccttcagttGGAAACCCAGGACCAGTCTAACTCATCCAATTATGTGTATGGCGTGGACTTATAATCACATGTAAGTTCAGGGTGACCAGTCCTGATCACTTTGTCTTCCTCCTTGGCTGAGGTCCGGAGCCAGATAAAGATCGTATGAAGTAGGCAGCCTCTCAGTCATCCAGAAGCACAATTATTCCGGATTCACGGTCAGGGTGAACAGCTAATAGGGATGTGGAAAAAATAGACACTTTAATGAACTGTTCTGATTAAGTTCTTCAGTAATCAGAATAGAAAGGATAGTTCATGTTAAAAAGACCTTTCTGGGGCACTCTGCCTTCTCTGCTTTGACATGAAGAGGGCTGTGGATGCTGCTTGTAGTAAATATCCAGCGCGTACTTTCGGCATGCTTACTGTGGCAGACGTAGCCACCGGACCATTTGATGGAAAGTGGGATTGGTGAAATGGGCCAGTGGCCCTCTTCTATACCCCCCTGTGGGAGGCAGATTAAATCAAGGAAACTGAAAAGGTACCAGACTGAAAAtatactttaaccctttataCTCCGTTCAAACTGTAATAATAACCGCACAGGCTGTGGAGAGACAGGCCATTTAACATCCAAATAGGCAGTTCTGTTATTGCAGGCTTCAAGGAGAGGACAAGCAAGTgcttttctgattggttgagatGTATGTGCCCCTGTCCGTGGTTCTGAAGGCCTCCCTGGCTTCTCTCCGGCATTAGACTGACAAATTAAGTTATTTCCTTGTCTCTGACAGTACTTAACAGTCCCACTCGAGCGCGCAATTTATGTTGAAGTGATAAATGCGTCCCCTAATTCAGAATTCATCACCCAGGATGAACCTGAACGGGTGTGGGAAAGGATTATGGGCCTTTGTTTATGTAACTGTTTAGCATTTTGCCGCATGCTGATTGGGTGACCCACGCCACAtgtatgtttacatgtgtgtgtgtgcacttgcagGTCATTCCAGACTGGAAGGAGCAGGAGTGGGATGTCGAGAAACCAGATTCCTATGCTGGGATCTTCCACTTCCGCTTCTGGCGTTTCGGGGAGTGGGTGGATGTGGTCATCGATGACCGTCTGCCCACTGTGGACAACCAGTTGGTCTACTGCCACTCCAATGACAGCAATGAGTTTTGGAGCGCTCTGGTGGAGAAGGCCTATGCCAAGCAAGTACAGCCAATAGCAGCCTGGGGGGCGGGAGGCTTAGGAAACCCAACTGCAGTTTAGACAATTAGATTAGATTGCCAATCACATTTTGATAATATGAGTTAAGCATCAATTTATGAGTCAAAATGACTTTGTAACCTCTGTTTTGGGCCAGTGAGGGTGGTGGTGAGGAAGGTTGGGTGATGATTATCCTTATGTCACCCGCAGGGTGTACGGTTGCTATGAGGCGCTGGACGGGGGCAACACGGCCGACGCCCTGGTGGACTTTACAGGGGGCGTGTCGGAGCCCATGGACCTGCTGGAGGGCCAGTTCGCCCAGGACGAGGCTGCCCGCAACCAGCTGTTCGAGAGAGTCCTGAAGGTCCACAACCGGGATGGGCTGATCAGCTGCTCCATTAGGGTAAGGACCCAACCACAGCCCAGCAGTCACCCCTCACATTTCTGCCTTCTCTCCtctacacagacacgcatgtaAGTGTTTTCAAATAATACAGACCTCTAGTTTCTTCATTGAGATTGTTACTTTGTTAGTAACAAGTGTAGTTGTGTGGAGGGAGACCGAGAGGGGACGGCGATTCAGCCAATGATCTTAACGGCCCATAGccgtatttattttatataacttAAACCCATTAAACACTTCACAGATTCTGCTGTTGCATCATTTCTCCTCTGCGATGACCTCGTGTCACCCTGATagcggggtgggtggggctaatATTCTCACGCAGCTTGCGTGTGACATTCTCACCAGGCCTTCCtgatgcgttttttttttgggcaggcTGGGAAAGCTGCAAGGCTGACTCTCTTCTGAATGAGTCTATTTCCATTAGCCCCTATGGTCCCTGTATGAAAGGAAGTGTCAGCTTATACGATCCAATTACCGCCAAGTGCATTTCTCTGCATTCACGTCCGCCGCACTGTGCTTAATGCAATCCAATGGCATGCTGCGGTTTCGTGCACGTAGCATTTATTACCTGAAACTGAATACACCAGTAATGCCCGTGTGTATTCCAAATTTGATCTGAAGatgattcatttaatgaaatggtaaaaaaaaatgggaagCTTTGGCACTTCTGAAGGTTTGAGTTTGAATGGCCATTGAAACATATGGATTCTCAGATTAGATTAACAAAATGTTATCAATGTAATACTATTGCTGAATTCCAAGCCTATTTATGCAGCCTAGGTTAGTACTGTGTACATGACAATAGTGCTTTGTAGCATTAGGCCCTCTAATACCTAGAATTATCATAACTTTCATAAAGTTATCATTTTTTTACCTTGTTTTATGATAATTTCACTAAATTTCATCTAAATCAATCCATAACAACAGACGGACAGGCAAAAAGACAAGGTCACACAATCTCCTTACTGCCTAGTCATAGTGGGCATAATTAATTTGAACAATGAAACAGGTCGGTATTCAGCAAACAGTGTGAAATCCGGGCAACTCTCCAGCGCTGGGGAACTCATTGTTTTCCCAGAGCATGTGTTTGTACATTGTGATTTCAAGCACAGCTGAACTTGGGCAAATTGAGAAAAACGTTTTATATTCATGAATTTTCAAGGATCCATTTCAACAGGGGAGCAGCCAGACAAACCAAAATGAATTTCCTAAAGAGAAGTGAAACTCTGGCACCTTCATGGTCTGTTTCAGACCCCGTGTTCTTGATGTATTATTGCATTGGACTTGTTTCTTCATTCTGGGGAAGTGGTGAGATTTAAAACTACAATAAAGTCTCTTTAAAATGGCACCCATAACATTCCCTGGATAGAAACTAtaattgggtttttttctttgcacCTGCAATACAAATCTAAATctacttacatttttaaaataacttgttTTATACCAAATGGAAAAACTCTATGTTGTAGTGTGTCTCTGATTTTGAATTATATTGAATGTCCTCTGAGTGCGCCTACTGTTTTGTTGCCTAGGCGACTACTGTGGAGGACATAGAGGCGCGGCTGGAATGTGGCCTGGTCAAAGGCCACGCCTATGCCGTGACAGACGTCAGGAAGGTTCGACTGGGACATGGGCTGCTGGCCTTCTTTAAGTCAGAGAAGCTTACCATGATCCGCATGAGGAACCCCTGGGGGGAGAAGGAGTGGAGCGGCCCCTGGAGTGATAGGTAATGCCTCCCTCTACTGGTGTGGAGGGCTACAAAATACTTTTGTCAATTTTGTCAATAAGGAGTGCGGTTAATAAACAGGTTAGTAAATGAAGCTTAAGCTTCTGATAGTCTTTATGTTTTAAGTGTCAGTgttgtgttctgccctgctgtAAGTCTCCTTGTATTAAAGTGGGAGATTTTAAAGAGGCTATTTCAGGCCTGTGGTGAAGCTATGAGGTTGAAACAAGGTCAAGACTTGAGACAAAGCTTTGAGGAGAGTTGGTGTCAATCCTATGTCAATTCCAGTCACTTCAgagaaattaactgaaattccagtttgtaaaattaaacattttctattagttttttttttttttttttttacaattaggCTAAAGTAATGACTTAAAATTTCCCATTTCAGTTTattaatgaactgaatttcacttaatttcctgaattggctGAGTTGAAATGTAACTGACCCCAGCCCTGGCTCTAAGGTTGTCATTTCAGGGAAAAACCCACGGTTATGTCTTCCCTCATGGTCCTCAGATGGAGATCGATCACACATTCAGCTGGGCCTTATGCTTCCCTGAATTATTCAAATGTCTGATTAAAGAAAAGGAATTTTCTGATAACTcctgaattgaattaaatatcgggagtttaatttaaaactatGATGCTGGGATTCGATTTACGATACATTATCAGTCAATACGTTTccattttctttgaaatgtgCAGTCGAAACGGAAGGTCTTATATCCTATTAACAGAAACCAGATAGCTCCTGGGAAGATCAGAAAGTTTCTTAATGTATTTCTTCTTTTATGTAGTTATAAAGCTCCGCTGTATGGTGTGGTTTTCTGTACACTCCTCTTTCAGCTGTTGTGGTTAATGTCTGTGACAGTTCTTTGGAGAAAGCCAAGCATGCATACCTGCCCTAGCAACTCATAATGTTCTCATAATGCTGCTACAATGTTATAGCAAGCTTTAGGAACCATGATCATTAGCTGGCCATTACCTGGGTCAGCCTCAGCTCACCCATACATTTCAGGAGGTTTGAACTCAAACTGCTTGACAAGGCTTTGAGTGGCTAAttgatgtaaaaatgtatgcagatgACGAGTAGCTAAATTTTAGGTTTAAAACTGTTCATTTCGTACATACCCAAACTCAGCTAGCCCCCAGTCCCCGTTTTTGGTGGATCCACATTTTGTCCTCCTCCTGCATTTCTGCTGCAGCTCTGAGGAGTGGAAGAAGGTgagcaagagtgagagagagaagctgggAGTCACAGTCCAGGACGATGGAGAATTCTGGTGAGAAAAGTCTTCACCCATTataaccccctccccacccctatTCCCACCCTGACAACAGGGAGacctgatttattttattttccactcaCGTGCCTATACTTGCAATCGAAATAGTATTCTCCTTAAGTTCAGTAATTGTTTGTGACCAGTTGTGAGAGTATCAAATGGAAGCCTCCTTCTGTTCTACCCTCTGTCTTCACTCATTCACTTGTTCCTTCGCACATCCTCTGTTTCTCACTCATTCCCCTGTTTTTCGCTCATTTCCCTGTTCTTCACccatccctctgtccctcactccTCCTTCTGGTTCTGTCCCTGTGGCATGACCTGTGACACCAGGATGACCTTTGAAGATTTTTGCCAGTACTTCACGGACCTGATCCTCTGTCGGCTGATCAACACGTCCTACCTGAGCATTCACAAGACGTGGGAGGAGGCGGTAATGAGGGGGTCCTGGGTGCATCGGGACGACCCTCTCAGGAACCGCTCCGGAGGCTGCATCAACCACAAAGCCAGCTTCCTCCAGAACCCGCAGGTAACAGTGTTAACAGTGTACCAACAGAAGAAAGGAAGCCACTCTAAAGACTTGTGGATATGCGTTGAAAATTAGATTCATGTGGAGCTGGTACTGGGCACTAGTGAAGAGAAAATTGTGATGTCTGTACACTGCTAAAAAGTATATAGTTGAATTGCTAATATCCTAATTCTTCTCTCGCAGCAATACTCATTTGTATTTCTACAAAGCTTGTATTTCTGCAAGAATAAATGAGGACATTTGCAATTTGCGTTCGGCCTGTTTTTTGAGCAGTGTGCAGACCGAACTCTTTTCTCTCGACTAGAAACAGAGTGTAACGCAGGTGCCCCTGTCACGTATGATGCTCTGCGCTTGCAGTACGTGTTTGATGTGAGGAAGCCGGAGGACGAGGTTCTGATCTGCCTGCAGCAGAAGGAACAGCGGGCCCGACCCAAAGAAGGAAAAGTGGAAAACCTGGCCATCGGTTTCGACATCCACCGCGTGAGTAGCAGGGCAGGGAGCGGGTGGGGAGCGCTAGGGGAACAAAGGAgttgggcagggagggggagagtcaGTAAGGAGTGGGAGGAGTCACacagggaattatgggaaataGGATGACAGTCACAAGGGAATCTCTCTGAGTATACAGGATCGCCAGACAATAGGAGGGGGTGGCTGGCAATTCTCAAGGATCTTACTCATGTTTTCACAAAAGGAGGTCTGCTGTGTTTgaacagttacattacattacattacattacatttatttggcagacgcttttatccaaagcgacgtacaaaaagacGTACAGTTACTTCTTCAAAGCTGTCCAACTAATCTCTCTCCTCTAGAACTGTGTTATGGTGACATAAGATGCAATGATAGCACTCAGAAGTTTCCTTCTGAATGTTTCATCACCTTCACACAAAGGAGAGGGGCATTTCTGAGGATACGCCATTATTGCTTCTCAGCTAAGGGAGTTAAGAAGCAAGTTCTGTTACTTCCATTGTTCCGTGTACAAAGGTTCCAGTGAAAGCAGGTGCCTATGAATATTCATTCACATGTGAGACTCATGCCTGCTTCATACTGATTCTAGTCACTATTAATCATATTTGTAGTGTATTTTTGACTGTCAATCACTCAAATAAATCTGATAGCATACCTACCACCTgcttgtgaatattcatgagttCCTTCATCAGGGCTCTACCTGCAGAGTGCACTGTTTGACTTGCACTGTGGAAAATAGTAAGTGAGCACGTACGGAAATTCATGCATTCAGCTGTAGGGTTCTCCATGTAGACGTGGATGGCAAGGTGTGGCTTGAGACCATAGtgtaaaaaaggacaaaaatggGATATAATCTCAGCGTGTGAAAAAAATCAGTTCTGGAGCTGGGTTGGAAAGGAAGAAAATTACACTCATGAAATGAAAGCCATTGTTGTGGTCTCCACTGGGGAATGAGGTGAGAAGCAGGGTTCTCTTGTCCCCAGGTGGAGCTGAACAGGAAGTTCCGCATGCATTCAGCCCAGCAGAAGGTGGCGGGCTCAATCTACATCAACTCCCGGTGCGTTTTCCTGAGGAAAGAGCTCAAGGAGGGACGCTACGTCATCATCCCCACGACCTTCGACCCTGGGCAGCAGGGCGAATTCCTGCTCCGAGTCTTCACTGATGTGCCTTCAGACTGCAAGTAATCTAG is a window of Anguilla rostrata isolate EN2019 chromosome 9, ASM1855537v3, whole genome shotgun sequence DNA encoding:
- the capn5b gene encoding calpain-5 isoform X1, whose product is MFSSVKAYEGQHFGSLKKQCLQSEVLFEDPRFPAVDESLFYLGNRIGRVVWKRPRELCDDPHLFVDGISAHDLHQGQLGNCWFVAACSSLASRESLWQKVIPDWKEQEWDVEKPDSYAGIFHFRFWRFGEWVDVVIDDRLPTVDNQLVYCHSNDSNEFWSALVEKAYAKVYGCYEALDGGNTADALVDFTGGVSEPMDLLEGQFAQDEAARNQLFERVLKVHNRDGLISCSIRATTVEDIEARLECGLVKGHAYAVTDVRKVRLGHGLLAFFKSEKLTMIRMRNPWGEKEWSGPWSDSSEEWKKVSKSEREKLGVTVQDDGEFWMTFEDFCQYFTDLILCRLINTSYLSIHKTWEEAVMRGSWVHRDDPLRNRSGGCINHKASFLQNPQYVFDVRKPEDEVLICLQQKEQRARPKEGKVENLAIGFDIHRVELNRKFRMHSAQQKVAGSIYINSRCVFLRKELKEGRYVIIPTTFDPGQQGEFLLRVFTDVPSDCKELTLDEPAQTCWTGMCGYPQLVTQVHVLGAEGLQGQDANGELHCLNPQKKRHSMMTGASDPYVIISCEGEKVRSPVYKDTCSPDFDIKGLFYRKRPKEGIHIEIYNKNVIVDTFLGQVTLFSEPTDRQEQHTVHLRDKGNQQSNDLPGTLTVRLITCSLLTNI
- the capn5b gene encoding calpain-5 isoform X2 — protein: MFSSVKAYEGQHFGSLKKQCLQSEVLFEDPRFPAVDESLFYLGNRIGRVVWKRPRELCDDPHLFVDGISAHDLHQGQLGNCWFVAACSSLASRESLWQKVIPDWKEQEWDVEKPDSYAGIFHFRFWRFGEWVDVVIDDRLPTVDNQLVYCHSNDSNEFWSALVEKAYAKVYGCYEALDGGNTADALVDFTGGVSEPMDLLEGQFAQDEAARNQLFERVLKVHNRDGLISCSIRATTVEDIEARLECGLVKGHAYAVTDVRKVRLGHGLLAFFKSEKLTMIRMRNPWGEKEWSGPWSDSSEEWKKVSKSEREKLGVTVQDDGEFWMTFEDFCQYFTDLILCRLINTSYLSIHKTWEEAVMRGSWVHRDDPLRNRSGGCINHKASFLQNPQYVFDVRKPEDEVLICLQQKEQRARPKEGKVENLAIGFDIHRVELNRKFRMHSAQQKVAGSIYINSRCVFLRKELKEGRYVIIPTTFDPGQQGEFLLRVFTDVPSDCKELTLDEPAQTCWTGMCGYPQLVTQVHVLGAEGLQGQDANGASDPYVIISCEGEKVRSPVYKDTCSPDFDIKGLFYRKRPKEGIHIEIYNKNVIVDTFLGQVTLFSEPTDRQEQHTVHLRDKGNQQSNDLPGTLTVRLITCSLLTNI
- the capn5b gene encoding calpain-5 isoform X3 is translated as MFSSVKAYEGQHFGSLKKQCLQSEVLFEDPRFPAVDESLFYLGNRIGRVVWKRPRELCDDPHLFVDGISAHDLHQGQLGNCWFVAACSSLASRESLWQKVIPDWKEQEWDVEKPDSYAGIFHFRFWRFGEWVDVVIDDRLPTVDNQLVYCHSNDSNEFWSALVEKAYAKVYGCYEALDGGNTADALVDFTGGVSEPMDLLEGQFAQDEAARNQLFERVLKVHNRDGLISCSIRATTVEDIEARLECGLVKGHAYAVTDVRKVRLGHGLLAFFKSEKLTMIRMRNPWGEKEWSGPWSDSSEEWKKVSKSEREKLGVTVQDDGEFWMTFEDFCQYFTDLILCRLINTSYLSIHKTWEEAVMRGSWVHRDDPLRNRSGGCINHKASFLQNPQYVFDVRKPEDEVLICLQQKEQRARPKEGKVENLAIGFDIHRVELNRKFRMHSAQQKVAGSIYINSRCVFLRKELKEGRYVIIPTTFDPGQQGEFLLRVFTDVPSDCKELTLDEPAQTCWTGMCGYPQLVTQVHVLGAEGLQGQDANGELHCLNPQKKRHSMMTGGT